The following are encoded together in the Vigna angularis cultivar LongXiaoDou No.4 chromosome 9, ASM1680809v1, whole genome shotgun sequence genome:
- the LOC108347214 gene encoding uncharacterized protein LOC108347214 codes for MSQATIRGSLQDAASVGITNDFEKTEGRYECSHFLPSSINEKLRKPFNYCFSKKICWPSLGRSCKKWIKNPLNMALLLWTVCVAVSGAILFLVMTGMLNKILTKQSQRNSWFEVNNQFLNALFTLMCLYQHPKRLHHLVLLCRWKPNDIIILRKTYCKNGTCKPHEWRHMMVIVLLLHVNCFAQYALSGLNWGFNRSERPVVGVGICISIAIAAPSLAGVYCIVSPLGKEYETDEDAQNNIPISNTFTSRNEHSIAEYTPQWRGGLFDLWDNLSVACLTLFCSFCAFGRNMQRLHFGNMFVHVATFLLFCVAPFWIFNMATINIDDEPVRIVLRLIGIFLCVFGLLYGGYWRIQMRERFNLPPNKICCGNPAVTDCIQWLLCCWCSLAQEVRTEEFYDIVDDNFFCQKQTEKSEDYSSLSEIEFSRERKKNVMEAPIPLTIQVDDNDIKRT; via the exons ATGAGTCAAGCTACTATTCGAGGAAGCTTGCAAGATGCAGCATCAGTTGGAATTACCAATGATTTCGAG AAGACTGAGGGAAGATATGAATGCTCTCATTTTTTGCCTTCATCCATCAATGAAAAGCTGAGGAAACCTTTCAATTATTGTTTTTCCAAGAAGATTTGTTGGCCATCTCTCGGGAGAAGCTGCAAAAAATGGATTAAGAATCCTTTGAACATGGCCCTTCTTTTATGGACAGTTTGTGTTGCTGTTTCAGGAGCAATTCTGTTTCTCGTCATGACAGGAATGCTGAACAAAATCCTTACTAAGCAGTCACAAAGAAACTCATGGTTTGAGGTCAACAACCAATTTCTCAATGCACTATTTACTCTCATGTGTCTCTACCAACATCCAAAGAGGCTCCACCATCTTGTACTTCTTTGTAGGTGGAAGCCAAATGACATCATAATCCTAAGAAAAACATACTGCAAGAATGGCACTTGCAAGCCTCATGAATGGAGGCATATGATGGTGATAGTTCTGTTACTTCATGTTAATTGCTTTGCTCAATATGCCCTTTCGGGCCTTAACTGGGGTTTCAATAGATCCGAAAGGCCTGTTGTTGGGGTTGGTATATGCATCTCCATAGCAATTGCTGCTCCATCACTTGCAGGAGTTTACTGCATTGTCAGCCCTCTAGGAAAAGAGTATGAAACTGATGAAGATGCGCAGAACAATATTCCTATTAGTAATACATTTACATCAAGAAATGAGCATAGTATTGCTGAGTACACACCTCAATGGAGAGGGGGACTATTTGATCTTTGGGACAATCTTTCTGTGGCATGTCTCACTCTCTTTTGTAGTTTTTGTGCCTTTGGAAGGAATATGCAGAGACTTCATTTTGGTAACATGTTTGTTCACGTTGCAACTTTTCTACTCTTCTGTGTAGCTCCCTTTTGGATATTCAACATGGCTACCATCAATATTGATGATGAGCCTGTGAGAATAGTTCTGCGGTTGATTGGTATATTTCTTTGTGTGTTTGGTTTACTCTATGGTGGCTATTGGAGGATTCAGATGAGGGAAAGATTTAACTTGCCaccaaataaaatttgttgtgGGAATCCAGCAGTGACAGATTGCATACAGTGGCTATTGTGTTGCTGGTGTTCCCTTGCACAGGAAGTAAGAACTGAAGAATTCTATGACATAGTTGATGACAACTTTTTCTGCCAAAAGCAGACTGAAAAGTCAGAAGATTATTCAAGTCTCTCAGAAATTGAGTTTtcaagagaaagaaagaaaaatgttatgGAAGCGCCTATTCCTCTAACAATTCAAGTTGATGATAATGACATCAAAAGaacataa